A genome region from Schlesneria paludicola DSM 18645 includes the following:
- a CDS encoding vWA domain-containing protein — protein MADGKPTAEGSPKDWRGVSTSAAAPVPEYRWKSDARETVPLHTRRANVKRRLRLLALGSLIAAISTAFLVELLFSPPRTPMIVIAPSEYEWPFQPLSWIQEDLEGFRSLDRETLDIHAIDVGWKTKDQGLRQLDLKLQNIVRQSHRPHAIVLYLRMHSAVDGVGTACLVPPGASPFNSDSWLPVKDILERFKQQNVPDSIPKLVILDCQNVLVSWKQGIVFNTFAARLPETVSDAAIPNLTVLSAAGPTQTAATSVELRHGVFAHFLRLGLAGAADAESGNGDRLVSVRELHRYLARNVNEWSLRTRGSAQQPQLIPFEPVDFDVTTVFNARATKRVDPTSRLASNTASIVSANELNQLWKKLDESQSLDPIRFHPIEYTELEDRLCWLERASDSGAAYARSARRLFHELQQKLEATEPSNADDRSPRAFPNRWAKLNHEPILSAPAARMSSLALNDFFGATDPTSAENYRSIIGEFKKSPSEATLNMVVQSISGNIEYAQLEITCLLRLWQRYGVARLWPNSPLLSTAIELHELSESASVPSDERALEWIRPFIDAADGHRRRIDDRSFLGGDPPEAEITEARRLYHQASQIAVEVSRAYATRDRLDHSLPFFAEYLARPPLDGHVSSMPLAAAKSLLFDLLHKLELLEDALSNPVATAGGDSVQLPFQRLLSDIDTQFKQLTDHLAGEYDRLLQTNELKPEIWNGIDGLLSMPLLPSRNERLELAPAQQRGLLREKRAQLGRKLVDRPQEPGPVTGGEARSKDQAASQQGEPKRTANHSHEFLRMGEYLDELLIKVPENLALAMVRREKTRVAPVDSAANSDPAISRHDVETIAETQGRRFRQFMLSVSEITQSDTERQMAAMDRSVLQNSLGERVLRASASVMPTRVKVDPISARRSEDLRRLLLWQSRRVLDDFWGSQSPEEPPFFDVAASTLLRTAGLTGKPTVRSLSEAKDLDIRLKRYRTAAAGGLTTVSDNLFIADGADPIVAKIAVYQKIRDDLLFPEGKGAVCVRNSAGEPLGLIHELEIPWAISGSPNATATQFDIELPGVDPHERSIDLKAVTSFRGHDFSGDLSVNSISGVIVDYTPNARRESRIAIRGLKLRKLSVVFVLDCSNSMGQELPLETDRVRGSRLRIAKLALDSMLEKLAEDDRHRVGVICFGHRIGWDLTQAGQLLRQTGYGVPIPDQVRPYDDVETILPLGRFNPSFASMVNERLISVKPWGESPFYLALIQALKLFENDDDDDSDKCVVAITDGMNYQFNPPAGARKSVFDVLAAWRDHRVPIHIVGLGIAADQAATVQREFGELTRQTGGSYSTAQEARTLVESLAAFQRISQFRVRGTLGPDDVAEVGQPITVQTDPQHLSDFEVTLGQAAEIVSLQGGESLELLPTRDSRRLEVPPYEIGQPQFEALVKDDQQNNATDLVTGFHRPFRRGQQVTFDISIQHLQRHFVRRPTEAWIEITPIVRSGQFSPPTYVLYDTNYLPNTSVPVLRWTVNDWPAEASQAKLRVWFKFEESKPISTMTLGEALDPVRNPDMPLDGVAGVNTRVRVRRNGPLQVSIVERHSKESTGVGTLKIGLKSSAIPDRVRHRFDAVNRIATHLFEFTQQDESVLADGSVVFTKRSSAQSGSLRTNDAVIVDVTESKDVHD, from the coding sequence ATGGCGGACGGCAAACCTACTGCAGAAGGCAGCCCCAAAGACTGGCGCGGTGTCTCCACGTCTGCAGCAGCTCCCGTTCCAGAATATCGCTGGAAGAGTGATGCACGCGAAACAGTTCCGCTCCACACGCGACGCGCGAACGTCAAACGTCGCTTACGTCTTCTCGCACTGGGCTCACTGATTGCCGCAATTTCCACCGCGTTTCTAGTGGAGCTCCTCTTCTCGCCACCGCGAACGCCGATGATCGTCATCGCTCCGTCAGAATACGAGTGGCCGTTTCAGCCGTTGTCTTGGATTCAGGAAGATCTTGAGGGGTTTCGCAGCCTGGATCGCGAGACGCTGGATATCCACGCGATTGACGTCGGGTGGAAGACAAAAGACCAGGGGTTGCGGCAACTGGATCTCAAGCTACAAAACATTGTCCGTCAATCGCATCGACCACATGCGATCGTACTGTACCTGCGAATGCATTCGGCCGTCGATGGCGTCGGCACCGCGTGCCTTGTCCCCCCTGGCGCATCACCATTCAATAGCGACTCTTGGTTGCCAGTCAAGGACATCCTCGAGCGGTTTAAACAACAGAATGTGCCCGATTCGATCCCCAAGCTTGTCATCCTCGACTGCCAGAACGTCCTTGTCAGTTGGAAGCAGGGAATTGTCTTCAATACGTTCGCCGCACGTCTGCCTGAAACGGTTTCGGATGCGGCGATTCCCAATCTGACCGTTTTGAGCGCGGCCGGGCCCACTCAAACAGCGGCCACGTCAGTCGAATTGCGACACGGAGTCTTCGCCCATTTTCTGCGCCTGGGATTGGCAGGCGCCGCGGATGCCGAATCCGGCAACGGTGATCGACTTGTTTCTGTCCGTGAGCTTCATCGTTACCTCGCTCGGAACGTCAACGAGTGGAGTCTGCGAACTCGCGGATCGGCCCAGCAACCGCAGCTCATTCCATTCGAACCCGTCGACTTCGACGTGACGACAGTCTTCAATGCCCGCGCCACCAAACGGGTCGATCCGACCTCTCGACTTGCCTCGAACACGGCCTCGATCGTATCCGCGAATGAACTCAATCAACTTTGGAAAAAGCTCGACGAATCACAATCGCTTGATCCCATTCGATTTCATCCTATCGAATACACCGAATTGGAGGATCGCCTCTGCTGGCTCGAGCGTGCATCGGACAGCGGAGCGGCATACGCCCGATCTGCACGGCGCCTATTTCATGAACTGCAACAAAAGCTCGAGGCCACCGAGCCATCGAATGCCGACGATCGATCACCGCGAGCATTCCCAAATCGATGGGCAAAGCTGAATCATGAGCCGATTCTGAGTGCCCCTGCCGCACGAATGAGCAGCTTGGCATTGAACGACTTTTTCGGTGCGACAGATCCTACGTCGGCAGAGAACTATCGATCCATCATTGGCGAATTCAAGAAGTCGCCCTCCGAGGCCACTCTGAACATGGTCGTTCAGTCAATCTCAGGAAACATCGAATACGCACAACTCGAGATCACCTGTTTGCTGCGACTCTGGCAGCGATACGGAGTGGCACGTCTCTGGCCGAATAGTCCGCTGTTGTCCACAGCAATCGAATTGCACGAACTGTCCGAGTCCGCGTCTGTTCCCTCGGACGAGCGGGCATTGGAATGGATTCGTCCCTTCATTGATGCCGCGGATGGGCATCGACGTCGAATCGACGATCGTTCTTTTCTCGGAGGCGATCCGCCTGAAGCGGAAATCACTGAAGCGCGTCGGCTTTACCATCAAGCGTCACAGATTGCCGTTGAGGTCTCACGAGCCTACGCGACGCGTGATCGCCTGGACCATTCCTTGCCCTTCTTCGCGGAATACCTCGCTCGCCCACCTCTCGACGGGCACGTGTCGTCGATGCCATTGGCCGCTGCCAAGAGTCTGCTGTTCGATTTATTGCATAAGCTGGAGTTGCTTGAAGACGCCTTATCAAACCCAGTCGCGACAGCGGGAGGGGATTCGGTCCAACTTCCATTCCAACGACTTCTCAGCGATATCGACACGCAGTTCAAACAACTCACAGACCATCTGGCGGGCGAATACGATCGGTTGCTGCAAACCAACGAGCTGAAGCCAGAGATCTGGAACGGCATTGATGGACTTCTATCGATGCCGCTGCTGCCTTCGCGAAATGAACGACTGGAACTTGCACCTGCACAGCAGCGCGGTCTATTGCGGGAAAAGCGGGCGCAGTTGGGACGCAAACTTGTCGATCGACCTCAAGAGCCGGGACCGGTGACCGGTGGCGAGGCACGTTCGAAAGATCAGGCGGCCTCGCAACAAGGTGAGCCGAAGAGAACCGCAAATCACTCGCACGAATTCCTGCGGATGGGCGAATATCTGGACGAACTTTTGATTAAAGTTCCCGAAAACCTGGCACTCGCCATGGTACGACGGGAAAAAACGCGCGTCGCCCCGGTCGATTCGGCGGCCAACTCAGATCCAGCGATTTCAAGGCATGACGTTGAAACGATTGCAGAAACACAAGGTCGACGGTTTCGCCAATTCATGCTGTCAGTGTCGGAAATCACTCAATCCGACACTGAACGTCAAATGGCGGCGATGGATCGAAGTGTCTTGCAAAACTCCCTGGGCGAACGAGTTCTTCGCGCGTCTGCTTCGGTGATGCCGACACGTGTCAAAGTCGATCCCATTTCGGCTCGCCGCAGTGAAGACCTTCGGCGACTCTTGCTGTGGCAAAGCCGCCGGGTTCTGGATGATTTTTGGGGAAGTCAGTCTCCCGAAGAGCCGCCATTTTTCGACGTCGCCGCAAGCACCTTGCTGAGGACAGCGGGGCTCACCGGAAAACCGACAGTCCGCTCGTTGTCCGAAGCCAAAGATCTGGACATCCGACTAAAGCGATACCGAACCGCCGCCGCAGGTGGACTGACGACCGTATCAGACAACCTGTTTATCGCGGACGGTGCGGACCCCATCGTTGCCAAAATCGCGGTTTACCAGAAGATCCGTGATGATTTGCTCTTTCCAGAGGGGAAGGGGGCCGTGTGTGTCCGAAACTCGGCTGGCGAACCGCTAGGGCTAATTCACGAGTTGGAGATTCCCTGGGCAATCTCTGGTAGCCCCAATGCGACGGCCACTCAGTTCGACATCGAATTGCCAGGAGTCGATCCGCACGAGAGGTCCATTGATTTGAAGGCAGTCACTTCGTTTCGTGGCCATGACTTTTCTGGTGATCTGAGCGTCAATTCGATCTCAGGAGTTATCGTCGACTACACTCCGAATGCTCGGCGAGAATCACGTATTGCAATCCGAGGACTCAAACTTCGAAAGTTGTCGGTCGTCTTCGTGCTGGACTGCTCAAATAGCATGGGGCAGGAATTGCCACTGGAAACGGATCGGGTGCGAGGATCACGGTTGCGAATCGCCAAACTGGCCCTCGACAGCATGCTCGAAAAACTTGCTGAAGACGATCGCCATCGTGTGGGTGTGATCTGTTTTGGACACCGTATCGGTTGGGATTTGACACAGGCCGGCCAGCTCCTGCGACAAACCGGCTATGGCGTTCCCATCCCGGATCAAGTCCGGCCGTACGATGACGTGGAAACGATCCTTCCACTCGGTCGCTTCAATCCCAGCTTTGCCTCGATGGTCAATGAACGACTTATTTCGGTAAAGCCATGGGGTGAAAGTCCTTTCTATCTTGCGCTCATCCAGGCGCTGAAGCTGTTTGAAAACGACGATGACGACGATTCGGATAAGTGTGTCGTCGCAATCACGGATGGAATGAACTATCAGTTCAATCCTCCCGCAGGGGCTCGCAAGTCTGTCTTCGATGTGCTTGCCGCGTGGCGCGATCATCGCGTGCCAATCCATATCGTTGGCCTGGGAATTGCGGCCGATCAGGCAGCCACTGTCCAGCGCGAATTTGGTGAACTCACGCGGCAGACAGGTGGAAGCTACTCGACGGCACAAGAAGCACGAACGCTGGTGGAATCGCTCGCGGCATTTCAGCGAATCAGCCAATTCCGTGTCCGCGGAACATTGGGACCCGATGATGTTGCAGAAGTCGGACAGCCGATCACAGTACAAACGGACCCTCAACACTTGAGTGACTTCGAAGTCACTCTGGGGCAAGCCGCGGAAATCGTATCACTTCAGGGAGGCGAATCTCTGGAACTGCTACCCACACGCGACAGTCGACGACTGGAGGTGCCGCCATACGAAATCGGACAACCGCAGTTCGAGGCACTCGTAAAGGATGACCAACAAAATAATGCGACGGATCTGGTCACAGGCTTCCATCGTCCATTTCGACGTGGGCAACAGGTGACATTTGACATCTCGATTCAACACCTGCAGCGGCATTTTGTACGTCGTCCAACAGAGGCCTGGATTGAAATCACTCCGATCGTGCGATCCGGACAGTTCTCGCCACCAACGTACGTGCTCTACGATACGAACTATCTGCCAAACACGTCGGTTCCGGTGCTGCGATGGACGGTCAATGACTGGCCGGCCGAGGCATCTCAGGCCAAACTTCGCGTCTGGTTCAAATTCGAAGAGTCCAAACCAATTTCAACGATGACACTCGGCGAGGCACTCGACCCCGTTCGAAATCCTGATATGCCATTGGACGGTGTCGCAGGTGTCAATACCCGCGTCCGAGTCCGACGAAATGGACCACTGCAGGTCTCGATTGTCGAAAGGCACTCGAAAGAATCCACCGGCGTCGGCACCCTAAAAATCGGTCTCAAGTCGTCCGCCATTCCCGACCGTGTACGACATCGATTCGACGCCGTCAATCGGATTGCAACGCATTTGTTCGAGTTCACACAACAGGACGAAAGTGTACTTGCCGATGGTTCGGTCGTGTTTACGAAGCGAAGCTCAGCTCAGTCGGGATCACTTCGGACCAATGACGCGGTCATCGTCGATGTTACCGAGTCGAAGGATGTTCATGATTGA
- the tssK gene encoding type VI secretion system baseplate subunit TssK, producing MQHLPVNWYEGLFLLPQHFQAADRYWTEHAHTSEQLDHPYYYGLQSIDFSREALANSQFEVRSLRARMRDGTIINIDPGQEPDRVDCQNDLNDLHQATTNLAEAFEGESTIRVYLAVPKLKLGRANVSTSASSSEVRYSETTLMLQDEVSGGNDLEVQFRSMNVRILLSTQDLSGYEVLPIAQIKRAGEGEAVPQLDVEYFPPLLSISAWPGLGRDIVRAVYDVIGQKIDTLSRQLVNRGIGLDSRHPGDLDRIFMLSVLNAAHARLSVLAFANGVHPLTAYLELCGIVGQLGIFSPERQAKDVPKYNHDDLARIFAAVRREIEVSINAVREYEFQQRYFVGVGMGMQVSLEPRWFNSDWQWFIGVNKGDLTHQECRELLSAGQLDWKLGSARQVEVLFNRRAEGLILSPVDRPIRALPSSQEWMFYEVPRKDNPAFRDVEETQTLAMRLKDSLIENLGQLQGERHLTVTVRGRRTPLEFALFAVPIQS from the coding sequence GTGCAACATCTTCCGGTCAATTGGTATGAAGGATTGTTCCTTCTCCCGCAACATTTTCAGGCTGCGGATCGGTACTGGACGGAACACGCACATACCTCGGAACAGCTCGATCATCCTTACTACTACGGATTGCAATCGATCGACTTCAGCCGTGAGGCGCTGGCCAACAGCCAATTTGAAGTCCGTTCCCTGCGTGCGAGAATGCGTGACGGAACAATCATCAATATCGATCCGGGTCAGGAACCTGACCGGGTCGACTGCCAGAATGACTTGAACGATCTTCATCAGGCAACGACAAATCTGGCAGAAGCGTTTGAAGGCGAATCGACGATTCGCGTCTATCTGGCCGTCCCCAAGCTGAAACTGGGACGGGCGAATGTCAGCACGAGCGCGTCGTCGTCAGAAGTGCGTTACTCCGAAACAACCCTGATGCTGCAGGACGAAGTCAGCGGAGGGAACGACCTGGAAGTACAGTTTCGCAGCATGAACGTGCGAATCCTGCTGTCGACACAAGATTTGTCGGGCTATGAAGTCCTGCCGATCGCTCAAATCAAACGCGCCGGCGAGGGCGAGGCGGTTCCTCAACTGGATGTCGAATACTTTCCTCCATTGCTGTCGATCTCGGCATGGCCGGGACTTGGAAGGGATATTGTTCGCGCAGTTTATGACGTGATCGGTCAAAAGATTGATACGCTCAGTCGACAGCTCGTCAATCGAGGAATCGGACTCGACAGCCGTCATCCCGGCGATCTTGATCGAATTTTTATGCTGTCGGTACTCAATGCCGCGCACGCGAGACTGTCGGTCCTCGCCTTTGCAAATGGCGTCCATCCGCTAACGGCCTATCTCGAACTGTGCGGAATCGTCGGCCAATTGGGAATCTTTTCGCCTGAACGTCAAGCAAAAGATGTGCCGAAATACAATCATGACGATCTGGCCCGAATCTTTGCCGCCGTTCGCCGTGAGATCGAAGTTAGCATTAATGCCGTTCGCGAATACGAATTCCAGCAGCGTTATTTCGTCGGTGTTGGAATGGGGATGCAGGTCTCGTTGGAACCCCGCTGGTTCAACTCCGACTGGCAGTGGTTCATCGGCGTCAACAAAGGTGACTTGACGCACCAGGAATGTCGCGAATTACTCTCGGCGGGACAGCTCGACTGGAAGCTCGGAAGTGCTCGACAAGTCGAAGTTCTGTTCAATCGCCGGGCGGAAGGTTTAATCCTTTCTCCCGTCGATCGCCCCATTCGCGCGCTGCCATCCAGCCAGGAGTGGATGTTCTATGAAGTGCCGCGAAAGGACAATCCCGCGTTTCGGGACGTTGAGGAAACGCAGACCTTGGCCATGCGTTTGAAGGATTCCCTCATCGAAAATCTCGGTCAACTTCAAGGCGAACGTCATTTGACCGTTACGGTCCGAGGACGACGTACGCCGCTGGAATTTGCCCTTTTCGCTGTGCCGATCCAATCATGA
- a CDS encoding DotU family type IV/VI secretion system protein gives MTPNFAKAVDPIFVHVLKLLDKLHEQDRVVSPENERFSMINLIDRASATLGSGDEWNLAKYALVSWIDEMLVDTPWNGRDWWSNNVLEVELFGTRLCHNQFYIRAQEASTSSQRDALEVFYNCVVLGFRGIYGDPEMAAAWAPHHNLPPDLETWASRMVMAIRLGQGRPKLSDRRAEIVGAPPLRTRTTLMWSWVIALILIICNVVAYVML, from the coding sequence ATGACACCGAACTTCGCCAAAGCCGTCGATCCAATCTTTGTGCACGTGTTGAAATTGCTCGACAAACTGCACGAGCAGGATCGCGTCGTTTCGCCCGAGAACGAACGGTTCTCGATGATCAATTTGATTGACCGCGCGTCCGCCACGTTGGGGTCTGGGGACGAATGGAATCTGGCCAAGTATGCGCTGGTCTCATGGATCGACGAGATGCTGGTGGACACGCCGTGGAACGGGCGCGATTGGTGGAGCAACAACGTTCTGGAAGTGGAATTGTTCGGAACGCGTCTATGCCACAATCAGTTCTACATTCGCGCACAAGAAGCATCGACATCGTCGCAGCGTGACGCACTCGAAGTGTTCTACAACTGCGTTGTGCTGGGATTTCGCGGGATCTATGGTGATCCCGAGATGGCGGCGGCGTGGGCACCACACCATAACCTGCCTCCCGATCTGGAAACTTGGGCCAGTCGGATGGTCATGGCGATCCGGTTAGGACAAGGGCGCCCTAAACTCTCTGATCGCCGCGCAGAAATTGTGGGTGCCCCGCCACTACGAACGCGAACAACGTTGATGTGGTCTTGGGTCATCGCCTTGATTCTGATCATTTGTAATGTGGTCGCCTACGTCATGCTTTAG
- a CDS encoding type VI secretion protein IcmF/TssM N-terminal domain-containing protein: protein MSSPAAPEKKKGLFARLRDIPSRMSLPARGATAMAIFLVLLVTFVWVAFLLDPNNIPWRHAMTYRRLLIVIGSVLLLPWLIYEGLRLWLEGDRSRFPDIDFAWNAGVRELEEHGLSLDSIPLFIVAGSNSDEQEKALMQATGINLRVRGVPEGPAPLHWYAHPGGIFLCLSETSQLSALSVLLNKRESQAMAAATGQVPQPKSAAADDNEIEMTSRSSAEVALRLNYVCGLIKRARQPLCPCNGILVLLPFSAFKIQGEFSEKFERLVKSDLTAMQETLQVRCPVMSLIVGMEHESGFRELVRRIGIERAHVQRFGMGFDVRSPSSSDELSSLAAHISGRFEDWVYTLFREPGTLSRPGNRHLFSLLCQVRSFLQIRLASLLAKGFGYDTTGNVPHVSVLFCGCYFAAVGDTKDRQAFVKGAVEKLLDEHENVEWTQQTLVEDRRYAWMANITIALNAVLVISLLGMILRRYLA, encoded by the coding sequence ATGAGTTCGCCTGCCGCGCCAGAGAAAAAGAAGGGGCTCTTTGCCCGCCTGCGCGACATTCCATCACGAATGTCGCTGCCGGCCCGCGGGGCGACCGCCATGGCCATCTTTCTGGTACTGCTTGTGACGTTCGTCTGGGTCGCGTTTCTGCTTGATCCCAACAACATCCCCTGGCGGCACGCAATGACGTATCGCCGACTGCTTATCGTCATTGGATCCGTCCTTCTGCTTCCCTGGCTCATCTACGAAGGGTTGCGGCTGTGGCTCGAAGGCGATCGCTCGCGATTTCCGGACATTGACTTTGCCTGGAATGCCGGCGTTCGAGAACTGGAAGAACACGGACTGTCGCTCGATTCAATACCGCTTTTCATCGTGGCGGGCTCGAATAGTGACGAGCAGGAAAAGGCGCTCATGCAGGCCACGGGGATCAATCTCCGTGTGCGGGGAGTTCCAGAAGGTCCGGCTCCCTTGCACTGGTACGCGCATCCAGGGGGAATTTTTCTTTGCCTGAGTGAAACAAGCCAGTTAAGTGCGCTTTCTGTCCTACTGAACAAACGCGAATCGCAGGCGATGGCCGCGGCAACCGGACAAGTGCCACAGCCAAAATCCGCTGCTGCCGACGACAACGAGATCGAAATGACCTCCAGAAGTTCGGCCGAAGTGGCACTTCGTTTGAACTATGTTTGCGGATTGATCAAGCGTGCCCGCCAGCCGCTTTGCCCCTGCAATGGAATCCTCGTCCTGCTGCCATTCAGCGCCTTTAAGATTCAGGGCGAATTCTCTGAGAAATTCGAACGATTGGTGAAATCAGACCTGACCGCAATGCAGGAAACGCTGCAAGTTCGCTGCCCGGTGATGTCATTGATCGTCGGAATGGAACATGAGTCCGGCTTCCGCGAACTTGTTCGGAGGATTGGCATCGAACGCGCCCATGTTCAGCGCTTTGGAATGGGTTTCGACGTTCGCTCGCCGTCGTCTTCTGACGAATTGTCATCGCTCGCCGCACACATCAGCGGGCGTTTTGAAGACTGGGTCTATACGCTATTTCGAGAACCGGGCACCCTCAGTCGACCGGGAAATCGCCACCTATTCTCACTGCTTTGCCAAGTTCGTTCATTCCTCCAGATCCGCCTGGCGAGCCTTCTCGCCAAGGGCTTCGGATATGACACAACAGGCAATGTGCCACACGTTTCGGTACTGTTTTGCGGTTGCTACTTCGCCGCCGTCGGAGACACAAAGGATCGACAGGCGTTTGTGAAAGGCGCGGTCGAAAAGCTGCTCGATGAGCACGAAAACGTCGAATGGACGCAACAAACGCTGGTCGAAGATCGACGGTACGCCTGGATGGCGAATATTACGATTGCCTTGAACGCCGTCCTCGTGATTTCCCTATTGGGAATGATTCTTCGTCGGTATCTGGCTTGA
- the tssA gene encoding type VI secretion system protein TssA: protein MIDVSKYLAPISPDSPSGENLEYDPIFGEMERASVGKPEQQFGATVIPAEEPNWKEVGKYARDLLGRTKDLRVAVHLARVELAQFGWRGFASVLELIRGYVQQDWETVHPQLDPDDDNDPALRVNTLESLCDADATLRPLKTYPLVSSRAVGRFSLRDIAIANGELKAPAGIEPPDWPKINAAFLDAPIDELSADLSAIKSSIDSLTEIQKLFAEKVGASSGVNFEPLKSVMKDADKVLSEQLKKRGVSLEAPAAAAEATAEGGVEGVVVANAPQRLAGEITSRDDVVMAIEKICDYYAKCEPSSPLPLLLDRCKRLVSASFLEIINEVIPEAMKQAQAIGGRKES, encoded by the coding sequence ATGATTGACGTCTCCAAGTACCTTGCTCCAATTTCCCCGGATTCGCCAAGTGGCGAAAATCTGGAATATGATCCCATATTTGGGGAAATGGAACGGGCGTCTGTCGGAAAACCCGAGCAGCAATTCGGTGCAACAGTCATTCCCGCTGAAGAACCCAATTGGAAGGAAGTGGGCAAATATGCACGCGACCTTTTAGGGCGGACCAAGGATTTGCGAGTGGCCGTTCACCTCGCAAGGGTTGAGCTTGCTCAATTTGGCTGGCGGGGTTTCGCGTCCGTGCTCGAGCTGATTCGTGGTTATGTTCAGCAGGATTGGGAGACAGTCCATCCGCAACTGGACCCCGATGATGACAACGATCCTGCATTGCGGGTCAATACGCTCGAATCCTTGTGCGACGCGGATGCGACGCTGCGACCATTGAAGACTTATCCTCTGGTAAGTTCTCGCGCAGTCGGACGTTTTAGTTTGCGGGACATCGCAATCGCGAATGGAGAATTGAAAGCCCCGGCAGGAATCGAGCCGCCGGATTGGCCGAAAATCAACGCGGCGTTTCTGGATGCCCCGATTGACGAATTGTCCGCCGACTTGTCGGCAATCAAATCCTCGATCGATTCTTTGACCGAAATCCAAAAGCTGTTTGCGGAAAAGGTTGGCGCCAGCTCAGGCGTCAATTTCGAACCACTCAAGTCGGTTATGAAAGATGCCGACAAAGTCCTCTCCGAACAACTGAAGAAACGCGGCGTATCGCTTGAGGCTCCAGCAGCGGCAGCCGAAGCAACCGCGGAAGGTGGGGTTGAAGGCGTGGTCGTGGCAAATGCTCCTCAACGTCTCGCCGGCGAGATTACTTCGCGGGATGACGTCGTCATGGCCATCGAGAAGATTTGCGACTATTACGCAAAATGTGAACCGTCCAGTCCGCTGCCGCTGTTGCTCGACCGCTGCAAACGACTTGTTTCGGCGAGCTTCCTGGAAATCATCAACGAGGTCATTCCCGAGGCGATGAAACAGGCACAGGCAATCGGTGGACGTAAAGAATCTTAG
- the tssB gene encoding type VI secretion system contractile sheath small subunit, with amino-acid sequence MAKQSSQKFIGRNRAPRVQIEYDVEVYGAEKKVQIPFVMGVLADLSGNPAEPLGPVADRKYLEIDVDNFDDRLKAMKPRAAFAVPNSLTGEGNLMVDLTFESMDDFSPGAIARKVEPLRQLLESRQQLANLMTYMDGKTGAEDLIAKVLKDPALLQSLASAPKPETPAT; translated from the coding sequence ATGGCCAAGCAAAGCAGTCAGAAATTCATCGGACGCAATCGAGCGCCACGCGTGCAGATTGAGTATGACGTCGAAGTTTACGGCGCCGAGAAGAAGGTTCAAATCCCCTTCGTCATGGGTGTGCTCGCCGACTTGAGCGGAAATCCCGCTGAACCGCTCGGTCCCGTCGCCGATCGAAAGTATTTGGAAATCGATGTCGACAACTTCGACGACCGCCTCAAAGCAATGAAGCCACGTGCGGCCTTCGCCGTTCCGAATTCATTGACAGGCGAGGGCAATCTGATGGTCGACTTGACCTTCGAATCGATGGATGACTTTTCGCCAGGTGCGATTGCTCGCAAGGTCGAACCACTGCGCCAGTTGCTCGAGTCGCGGCAGCAACTCGCAAACTTGATGACCTACATGGATGGGAAGACCGGTGCGGAAGACTTGATTGCGAAAGTCTTGAAGGATCCCGCTCTGCTGCAATCCCTCGCGTCCGCCCCCAAGCCTGAAACCCCAGCCACCTAG